From one Culex quinquefasciatus strain JHB chromosome 3, VPISU_Cqui_1.0_pri_paternal, whole genome shotgun sequence genomic stretch:
- the LOC6046283 gene encoding protein-cysteine N-palmitoyltransferase Rasp, whose product MKIGSVQITIDTAVCVVFYVSCLFYSFYKNYLISNDTLQNYYYLEEGWSIFPGRRRDDYDWEWEIGKKSAVGNLWIFALHAILFEVVRIVRFRHVSAALAVFGSGAVLYVYGYKVLVIMLLQNVTFFAVSYSKSTVGLWLKALFWIAVINSVKLLYFYDQLNVLLGIDNDKLLEFSIIISWNVIKCTCFCIDRCKTKDDGSRYRLVDLLGYSFYFPLQLHGPVIIYDRFKDCLKVRSPFENLNTFQRAKQLVLQLLLCFFWALVMEAGQHFFYINIIQLDLKLLHKINLWVLYGCGYLMGQFFYVKYVVFYGIGIAFGRFDGVDMPQKPICIGRVHLYSDMWKFFDRGLYEFLFRYIYTQLCTKTSSGARKIMASSITFVFIYIWHGLYTFIMIWSTLNWICIVMEGFVKKFCGHSKQLAAFVGTHVFVLSVLSNFFFFAREEVGYIYLQRTYYENLNNYLALYAVAYCFFRTGEWIKSVEGDRRGPLKKAF is encoded by the exons atgaaaattggGTCCGTTCAGATTACGATTGATACGGCAGTTTGCGTTGTTTTTTACGTGTCTTGCTTGTTTTATTCATTCTACAAGAATTACCTGATAAGTAATG acacTCTCCAAAATTATTACTACCTCGAGGAAGGTTGGTCAATCTTTCCGGGCCGGCGCCGCGATGACTACGACTGGGAGTGGGAGATCGGCAAGAAGTCCGCCGTCGGAAATCTGTGGATTTTCGCGCTGCACGCCATCCTGTTTGAGGTGGTGCGAATTGTGCGCTTCCGGCACGTGTCGGCTGCGCTGGCCGTTTTTGGCAGCGGGGCGGTGCTCTACGTGTACGGGTACAAGGTTCTGGTGATTATGCTGTTGCAGAACGTTACGTTCTTTGCCGTAAGTTACAGCAAGAGTACGGTTGGTTTGTGGTTGAAGGCGTTGTTTTGGATCGCGGTCATCAACAGTGTGAAATTGTTGTATTTCTACGATCAGCTAAACGTTCTGCTTGGAATCGACAACGATAAGCTGCTCGAGTTCAGCATCATAATTTCATGGAACGTGATCAAGTGCACGTGCTTCTGCATTGATCGCTGCAAAACCAAAGACGATGGATCTCGCTACCGGTTGGTAGATTTGCTGGGCTATTCGTTTTACTTTCCCCTGCAGCTGCACGGTCCTGTAATAATTTACGATAGATTTAAAGACTGTTTGAAAGTGCGATCTCCATTTGAAAACTTGAACACATTCCAACGCGCGAAGCAACTGGTTCTCCAACTGCTTCTTTGTTTCTTCTGGGCGCTCGTAATGGAAGCTGGGCAGCACTTTTTCTACATCAACATCATTCAACTAGATTTGAAG CTCCTACACAAAATCAACCTCTGGGTTCTGTACGGCTGCGGCTACCTGATGGGCCAGTTCTTCTACGTCAAGTACGTCGTCTTTTACGGAATCGGGATCGCGTTCGGCAGGTTCGACGGCGTTGACATGCCCCAGAAGCCGATCTGCATCGGGCGCGTTCATCTCTACTCGGACATGTGGAAGTTCTTTGATCGCGGCCTGTACGAGTTCCTGTTCCGATACATTTACACCCAGCTCTGCACGAAGACCTCGTCCGGGGCGCGCAAAATTATGGCTAGCTCGATCACGTTCGTTTTCATCTACATCTGGCACGGTCTGTACACTTTCATCATGATCTGGAGCACGCTCAACTGGATCTGCATCGTGATGGAGGGATTCGTGAAGAAGTTCTGCGGCCACAGCAAACAGCTGGCTGCCTTCGTCGGAACGCACGTTTTCGTCCTGTCGGTACTGTCCAACTTTTTCTTCTTCGCTCGCGAAGAAGTCGGCTACATCTACTTGCAGCGAACTTATTACGAAAATTTGAACAACTACCTTGCGCTGTACGCCGTAGCGTACTGCTTCTTCCGCACCGGCGAATGGATCAAATCTGTCGAGGGTGACCGGCGGGGACCACTAAAGAAAgccttctga
- the LOC6046284 gene encoding peptidyl-prolyl cis-trans isomerase NIMA-interacting 4: MPPKKDAKGGSKQASGGKGGGSGGKKGGAGEAKEKKGTNTAIKVRHILCEKQSKILEAMEKLKEGQPFNVVATTYSEDKATKGGDLGWQPRGAMVGPFQDAAFELPISTIGTPRYTDPPIKTKFGYHIIMVEGKK, translated from the exons ATGCCCCCAAAAAAGGACGCAAAAGGTGGCTCCAAGCAGGCATCCGGAGGCAAAGGAGGCGGTTCCGGTGGCAAAAAGGGTGGCGCCGGCGAAG CCAAGGAGAAGAAGGGCACCAACACGGCGATTAAGGTGCGCCACATTCTGTGCGAAAAGCAGAGCAAGATCCTGGAGGCGATGGAGAAGCTGAAGGAGGGTCAGCCGTTCAACGTGGTGGCCACGACGTACAGCGAGGACAAAGCTACCAAGGGGGGCGATCTGGGTTGGCAGCCGCGCGGAGCGATGGTGGGACCGTTCCAGGATGCGGCGTTTGAGCTGCCGATTTCGACGATCGGTACGCCCCGATATACGGATCCACCGATAAAGACTAAATTTGGCTATCACATTATTATGGTTGAAGGAAAGAAATAA